In one window of Brassica rapa cultivar Chiifu-401-42 chromosome A07, CAAS_Brap_v3.01, whole genome shotgun sequence DNA:
- the LOC103830826 gene encoding LOW QUALITY PROTEIN: cytochrome P450 709B1 (The sequence of the model RefSeq protein was modified relative to this genomic sequence to represent the inferred CDS: substituted 1 base at 1 genomic stop codon), with protein MELITLMNPILALLVLLFVVPKMYNALIILVWQPFVLTRRFKKQGISGPKYRFLYGNIDEINKIKRESHVSVLDPNSNDIFPRIFPHYQQWMTLYGETFLYWNGTEPMLCISDLELVKQILSNKSGFFVKSKIRPELFKLVGMKGLVFVEGVDWVRHRRILNPAFSIDRLKIMTKVMVECTLRILEEWSDVKREQKMEMNTXFRRLTADIIATAAFGSSYNEGIEVFRTQEELKKCCVSCLTNVYIPGTRYLPTPSNIRIWKLDRKMKNSVKKVVDSRLASKQDYGDDLLGIMLKSCESERKERKLSIEEIIDECKTFFFGGYETNSNLLTWTTMLLSLHQDWQEKLRDEIFQECGKDKTPDSDTFSKLKLMNMVFLESLRLYGPVSYFSRDATKDLTLGHLKIPKGTTIVFPLMKMHSDKAVWGSDADKFNPLRFENGVSRAAKHPNALLAFSMGPRVCIGQNFAMIEAKVVLTMILQRFRLSLSSEYKHAPVDHLTLTPQYGLPVMLQPL; from the exons ATGGAGCTCATAACCCTGATGAATCCTATCTTAGCACTGCTTGTTTTGCTCTTTGTTGTTCCCAAGATGTACAACGCTCTTATCATCCTTGTATGGCAGCCATTTGTCTTGACCAGAAGATTCAAGAAACAAGGAATCTCAGGACCAAAGTACAGATTCTTGTACGGAAACATCGATGAGATAAACAAGATAAAGAGAGAATCTCACGTTTCAGTTCTTGATCCAAACTCCAATGACATCTTTCCTCGTATTTTCCCTCATTACCAACAATGGATGACTCTATACG GAGAGACGTTTCTTTACTGGAACGGAACAGAGCCAATGCTATGCATCTCAGATCTTGAACTCGTCAAGCAAATCTTGTCAAACAAGTCAGGTTTCTTTGTTAAATCAAAGATAAGACCAGAGCTCTTTAAACTTGTCGGCATGAAGGGACTTGTCTTTGTCGAAGGTGTTGATTGGGTTCGCCATAGGAGAATCTTGAACCCTGCTTTCTCCATCGATAGGCTCAAG ATCATGACGAAAGTGATGGTGGAGTGCACTCTGAGGATTCTAGAAGAGTGGAGTGATGTTAAAAGAGAGCAGAAAATGGAGATGAACACATAGTTTCGGAGATTAACGGCTGATATTATAGCAACCGCTGCTTTTGGAAGCAGTTATAACGAAGGCATCGAAGTGTTTAGGACACAAGAAGAGCTTAAGAAATGTTGTGTTAGCTGTCTCACTAACGTCTACATCCCTGGAACACG GTACCTTCCTACGCCTTCGAATATTAGGATATGGAAGCTGGATAGGAAGATGAAGAACTCAGTGAAGAAGGTTGTGGATTCTAGACTAGCATCAAAACAAGATTATGGAGACGATCTTCTTGGAATCATGTTGAAATCTTGCGAgtcagaaaggaaggaaagaaAGCTGAGCATTGAAGAGATCATAGATGAATGCAAGACATTTTTCTTCGGGGGATACGAAACTAACTCGAATCTATTGACATGGACGACCATGTTGCTGAGCTTGCACCAAGACTGGCAGGAGAAGCTAAGAGACGAAATCTTCCAAGAATGCGGTAAAGACAAAACGCCAGATTCAGATACTTTCTCCAAACTCAAACTG ATGAACATGGTGTTCTTGGAGTCGCTTCGTCTGTACGGACCAGTATCATATTTCTCCAGAGATGCAACAAAAGATCTGACGCTAGGCCACCTAAAGATCCCCAAGGGGACAACGATAGTTTTCCCTCTTATGAAGATGCACAGCGACAAGGCCGTTTGGGGATCAGACGCTGATAAGTTTAACCCGCTGCGATTTGAAAACGGCGTTTCCAGAGCCGCTAAACACCCAAATGCTCTCCTCGCGTTCTCCATGGGACCAAGAGTTTGCATTGGCCAAAACTTTGCAATGATCGAAGCCAAGGTCGTGCTCACCATGATCCTTCAAAGGTTCAGGCTTAGCCTCTCCAGCGAGTATAAACATGCACCGGTGGATCACCTCACTTTAACTCCTCAGTATGGCTTACCAGTAATGCTTCAGCCTCTGTGA
- the LOC103830825 gene encoding uncharacterized protein LOC103830825 produces the protein MSFACLVCHSVESPSHSFRSYSVSSSDNEGRCSVIASCLTRKSLIQAARSNTFPASSSKVTPQPNFQAGDLMITQGASPRLVRSRAGRKDWNFNEIEAEL, from the coding sequence atgagCTTTGCGTGCCTTGTGTGTCACAGTGTAGAGAGCCCGTCCCACTCCTTTAGAAGCTACTCCGTGTCTAGCTCAGACAACGAAGGAAGATGCTCTGTGATCGCGAGCTGCCTCACTAGGAAGTCACTTATTCAAGCTGCAAGGTCCAACACTTTCCCTGCATCATCCTCAAAGGTAACCCCACAACCCAATTTCCAGGCAGGCGATCTGATGATTACACAAGGAGCCTCGCCACGGTTAGTGCGAAGCCGTGCAGGGAGAAAAGACTGGAACTTCAACGAAATCGAGGCAGAGCTTTAA